Within the Corynebacterium afermentans subsp. lipophilum genome, the region GGGTGACCAGGTCCGCGACCGTCTCGTCGGCATCCAAGGAGTCGATGGTGGAGCGCGGCGTCATCACCTCTTCAGCGGTGGTCTCGCCGAAGCGAAGCGAGCGGTCGATCACCGCCGCTGTCGCCGCGTCCAGGCCTCCCGCCTCAGCGGAGTTGCGCACCATCGCCCCCAACTCTTGGGAGGAACGGGCGGAGGCGAGCTCGTCGGCAGGCTCGATGCCCATCCTGCGCACGACCCAGTTCGCGGCGGTGTTGAGGAACAGGATGAACGGCTTGGTTGCCGTGTTGAAGTAGTGCACCGGGCGCACCACGGCGCGGGCCGTGTTCAGCGGGTCCGTGATAGCGACGTTTTTCGGCACCAACTCGCCGAAGACCATGGACAAAAACGTCGCCACAACCAGCGCGAGGACGAGTGCCACGGTGGTGGACGCGTTCTCGGAAAGGCCGACGAGCTCCAGCGCTGGAGTAAAGAACTTGCCCAGCACCGGCTCCGCCAGGAAACCGGCGGCGAGGGTGGTCACCGTGATGCCTAACTGCGCGCCGGAAAGGACGAACGAGAGGTTTGCATGGTCGCGCGCAATCGCACGCGCCGTGCCGTCGCCGCGCTCTTTGACGTGAGTCTCAATCGTGGACCGCTCCAGGCCGGTCATGGCAAATTCGATTGCGACGAAAAGCCCGGTGGACGCCGTGAGCACCACGAACGCCAACAGCGCGAGGATGGATAAGAATATGTCCATGGATGGTGGTCTGTGCCTTAGCGGCCGTTGCTCCTTCGACTTCGGTCTGAGCGGCGAGCGCGACTGCGGGTGT harbors:
- a CDS encoding hemolysin family protein; protein product: MDIFLSILALLAFVVLTASTGLFVAIEFAMTGLERSTIETHVKERGDGTARAIARDHANLSFVLSGAQLGITVTTLAAGFLAEPVLGKFFTPALELVGLSENASTTVALVLALVVATFLSMVFGELVPKNVAITDPLNTARAVVRPVHYFNTATKPFILFLNTAANWVVRRMGIEPADELASARSSQELGAMVRNSAEAGGLDAATAAVIDRSLRFGETTAEEVMTPRSTIDSLDADETVADLVTLARETGHSRFPVRRGDLDDTLGVVHIKDAFSVPHELRSTTKLDSLARRVPFVPGTLDGDSVLNRVRSAGSQVVLVADEYGGTQGLVTIEDLVEEILGEVYDEYDDQESEKDFTRFGTSWEVAGLVRLDELEERTGFAAVDGPYETLGGLIMATLGRIPELGDEVVLRTASAANFKEELQSGGAGNWLAQVSEMDGRRIDRALLRPIPPDQEAGEAVDAK